A window of the candidate division KSB1 bacterium genome harbors these coding sequences:
- a CDS encoding nitroreductase family protein produces the protein MEFSALIRARYSVRAYQDRPVEEDKLAAVLEAARLAPTAANRQPFALLVIKTKGREDELRRIYKAAWFTQAPLVIGVCALSDKAWSRMDGKSYADVDATIAMDHLILAAADLGLGTCWVAAFDPVAAREVLGLPKGVEPLAFTPLGYPADSPRPKSRKPLSELVHYDRW, from the coding sequence ATGGAATTTTCGGCTCTTATCCGAGCGCGCTATAGTGTGCGTGCTTACCAAGATCGGCCGGTCGAGGAGGACAAGCTGGCAGCGGTCTTGGAGGCGGCGCGTCTGGCGCCAACTGCAGCCAACCGCCAGCCTTTTGCCCTGCTGGTAATCAAAACCAAGGGGCGAGAGGATGAGCTGCGGCGCATCTACAAGGCCGCCTGGTTCACCCAGGCGCCTCTGGTCATCGGGGTGTGCGCGCTGTCGGACAAAGCCTGGTCGCGCATGGACGGCAAGAGCTACGCCGATGTCGACGCGACCATCGCGATGGACCACTTGATACTGGCAGCCGCTGACCTTGGGCTGGGCACATGCTGGGTCGCGGCGTTTGACCCGGTGGCGGCGCGCGAGGTATTGGGCCTGCCCAAAGGTGTGGAGCCGCTCGCTTTCACGCCACTCGGCTACCCGGCCGATTCGCCACGCCCCAAGAGCCGCAAGCCTTTGTCCGAACTTGTGCACTATGACCGATGGTGA
- a CDS encoding HAD family hydrolase, whose translation MREYAIEIIRAERMNGIIRHALFDFDGTISLLRQGWQQVMIPLMVEVLLRTPQHEPEAELQQFVEELVTVTTGQQTIFQMMLLAEEVRKRGGKPEPPGVYKREYLSRLWEHIKGRVYAVKSGQTPPEQIMVPGAVDMLRALCERGVRCYLASGTDEPDVREEAAALGIAGYFAAIHGAQDERAEDAKMVAIHAIFAEQQVRGPELVTFGDGYVEIEDTKKVGGLAVGVASDEVRRSGVDQRKRSVLIAAGADIIIPDFRNWHSLVALLFAER comes from the coding sequence GTGCGCGAGTATGCCATCGAAATCATCAGGGCCGAGCGCATGAATGGCATCATTCGCCACGCCCTGTTCGACTTTGACGGCACGATTTCGCTGCTACGGCAAGGTTGGCAGCAGGTCATGATCCCGCTGATGGTGGAAGTGCTGCTTAGGACCCCCCAGCACGAGCCTGAGGCTGAGCTGCAGCAGTTTGTGGAGGAGCTGGTCACCGTCACCACGGGGCAGCAGACCATTTTTCAGATGATGCTTCTGGCCGAAGAGGTGCGCAAGCGGGGCGGGAAACCAGAACCCCCCGGTGTCTACAAGAGGGAGTATCTGTCCCGTCTCTGGGAGCACATCAAGGGGCGGGTGTACGCGGTGAAGAGCGGGCAAACGCCCCCAGAACAGATAATGGTCCCAGGAGCAGTGGACATGCTGCGCGCGCTTTGCGAGCGCGGGGTACGCTGCTACCTTGCCTCCGGCACCGATGAGCCCGATGTGAGGGAGGAAGCAGCCGCGTTGGGTATCGCAGGGTACTTCGCCGCCATCCATGGCGCCCAGGATGAGCGGGCCGAGGATGCCAAGATGGTAGCCATTCATGCCATCTTCGCCGAACAACAGGTGCGTGGCCCTGAGCTGGTCACCTTTGGTGACGGCTACGTCGAAATTGAAGACACCAAGAAGGTCGGGGGACTTGCAGTGGGCGTCGCCTCTGACGAGGTGAGGAGAAGCGGCGTTGACCAGCGCAAGCGCAGCGTGCTCATTGCAGCCGGTGCAGACATCATCATTCCGGACTTCAGGAACTGGCACTCCCTGGTTGCACTCCTTTTTGCCGAGAGATAG
- a CDS encoding glycyl-radical enzyme activating protein — MFNIQRYSIHDGPGIRTTVFLKGCPLRCFWCHNPEGLREKPELQYHPSRCIGCGECAQVCPEGAHTVRHRQHQFTRRACKACGQCTSGCPTGALLMCGQLMSEEEVVEAVLGDRVFYESSQGGVTISGGEPLRQAAFAAAVLARCKKAGLHTALDTAAVGRWEQLALLLPYTDLVLLDIKHVHDDKHRQATGADCRAILANMERLLQTDTEVCIRVPVIPGFNDSEKDMSLIAETVRRLMPPSRQGANGEPRVAFELLRFHRLAADKYSALGMRYRAAQLEAPPEEKLETLRRVVASYGFQVLS; from the coding sequence GTGTTCAACATCCAGCGTTACTCGATCCATGACGGGCCGGGCATCAGGACGACGGTCTTTCTCAAGGGATGTCCCCTGCGCTGTTTCTGGTGTCACAACCCAGAGGGCCTCCGCGAAAAGCCGGAGTTGCAGTATCACCCCTCGCGATGCATTGGTTGCGGTGAATGTGCACAGGTATGTCCAGAAGGGGCACATACCGTCCGACACAGGCAGCATCAATTCACGCGACGGGCGTGCAAGGCGTGCGGGCAATGCACTTCTGGTTGTCCAACAGGGGCTCTACTCATGTGTGGGCAGCTCATGAGCGAAGAGGAGGTGGTGGAGGCCGTCCTCGGGGACCGAGTCTTCTACGAGAGCTCGCAGGGAGGGGTGACGATCTCTGGGGGTGAACCATTGCGACAGGCGGCTTTCGCTGCGGCGGTTTTGGCCCGCTGCAAGAAGGCGGGGCTACACACGGCGCTGGACACTGCGGCAGTGGGGCGCTGGGAGCAATTGGCTCTGCTGTTGCCGTATACCGACCTGGTCCTCTTGGACATCAAACACGTGCACGACGACAAGCACAGGCAGGCTACCGGCGCAGACTGTCGGGCCATCCTTGCCAATATGGAGCGGTTGCTGCAGACCGACACCGAAGTGTGCATCCGCGTGCCGGTGATTCCTGGCTTCAACGACAGCGAGAAAGACATGAGCCTCATTGCCGAGACTGTACGCCGCCTGATGCCGCCTTCCAGACAAGGGGCGAACGGCGAGCCAAGGGTCGCCTTCGAGCTCCTTCGCTTCCACAGGCTGGCGGCGGACAAGTACTCGGCTCTGGGCATGCGCTACCGTGCGGCGCAGTTGGAAGCTCCGCCTGAGGAGAAGCTCGAGACGCTGCGTCGGGTGGTAGCCTCGTATGGATTCCAGGTTCTCTCCTGA